A region of the Arenibacter antarcticus genome:
CGGATGTGAAATATCCCTATGGGTTTTGGCAATCTCGTACATAAAATAGAGGGTCTTATGCAATTGTAGGTCGTTTCTATTTTTCCAGTGCCGTATCTCCTTGAACAAAAGTCCCCTCCCAGGAGAGAAAATAAAGGAGATTACCACAATGGCCGCCGCGATCAATACAATTACCGGTCCGGTTGAAAGATTGTTAGAGGTGGCACTGATGGCTGTGCCGAAAATCCCAGACATAGCCCCAAAAAGCGCTGCCAAAAAAATCATAATTCCCAAATTATTGGTCCATTGCCGGGCCGCTGCGGCTGGGGCCAACAACATGGCACTCATGAGAACCACACCCACTGTTTGTAACCCAATAACAATGGCCAATACAATTAAGGAGGTCATTACGACATCTAAAAAATAAGTGTTAAACCCCAAGGACTTACTATAATCCGGATCAAAATGTTGCAATTTAAATTCCTTCCAAAAAATGATCAGTACCAACAGGGAAATTCCCATTACCACCGCCATTAACATAACATCGCTCTCTACCAATGTGGCCGCCTGACCAAATAGATACTTGTCCAATCCCGCTTGTTGGGCATTGGGCATTTTTTGGACAAAGGTCAATAACAACATCCCAAATCCAAAAAAAAGTGAAAGGATCAAACCTAGGGCGGTGTCGGACTTAAGATGCGTATTCTTAACAATTCCCCTGATCCAGAAAGTACCGATCAGACCACTTATCAACGCCCCTACTAAAAGTGTATTGCTATTTTTTGCTCCGGTGATAAGAAAAGCAATTACTATACCTGGCAGGGCGGCATGGGAAATGGCATCGCCCAAAAGGCTCTGTTTTCTCAGCACCGCAAAACTACCCAGCATACCACAAACCACTCCAAGAATGGCAGTACCCATGGTAATAGTACGCAGGGTATAATCGGTAAACACTAATGAAAAATATTCCTGTACGGACATAAAATATTACTCTAAAATGCTGACTTTATAATTAATTCCATAGGTCTTAGTAAGGTTGTCATCATTAAAAATATCCTTGACCGAACCTGTAGCTATTTTTTTGACGTTTAAAAAAGTGACCCAATCAAAATATTCGGGCACTGTTTGTAGATCGTGATGAACCACAACAACCGTTTTTCCAGATTTTCGCAGTTCCTTTAATATATTGACAATGGCCTTTTCGGTAGTGGCATCCACCCCTTGGAATGGTTCGTCCATAATATAGATACTTGCCTTTTGCACCAAGGCCCTAGCTAAAAATATACGCTGTTGTTGTCCACCGCTAAGCTGACTGATCTGCCGATTTCTCAACTCAAGCATTCCTACCTTTTCCAAGGCCTCCAAGGCCTCTTTCTTTTGGGTTTTTCCCGGCCGCTTTATCCAGCCCAAACTCCCATAGGTCCCCATTAGTACCACATCTAGGGCCGTAGTGGGAAAATCCCAATCAACACTTCCCTTTTGAGGCACATAGGCTACCTCTTTATATTGCTTCTTATAAGGCTTCCCAAAAATCTCTATAGAACCCGCAATAGGTTTAACAATATCCAACATAGCCTTGATCAAAGTAGATTTCCCAGCACCATTGGGCCCAACTATAGCCATCAGCACACCTTCCGGAACCAACAAGTCTATATCCCAAAGTACCGGCTTATAATTATAGGCTACGGTAAGGTCATCCACTTTTATAGCGATTTTATCCTTCATGTTACATTTTGAATATTATTAGTTATCGGTTGTAGGTCCTTTTACTGCCAACTGTTACCACCAAATTACAAGCCTATTTTAACGCGTTTACTATAGTGTTTACATTGTGTCTAAACATCCCTATATACGTACCTTCCTCTGTTCCTTTAGTCCCCAAGGCATCGGAATACAGGCTGCCCCCAATACTTACATCATGACCTTTAGAAGTTACAGATGCCTGTAGTGCTTCTATAGTTCGCCGAGGTACCGAAGTTTCAATGAAAATAGACTTTACCTTATTGTCTATAATAAATTGAGATAGTTTTTGCACATCTTGTACCCCTGCTTCCGTTGCCGTAGATATTCCTTGAAGTCCCAACACCTGAAATCCGTAGGCCACCCCAAAATAGTTGAAGGCGTCATGCGCAGTAACTAAAATACGTTTTTCCTTTGGCAGCGTTTCTATGATTCGTTTTATATCGATCTCCAAAGCATCCAGTTCGGTAAGATATTGTTTGCTGTTTTTGGCAAACAATGCTGCGTTCTTGGGATCTGCCTCCTGTAATTTTTCAGTGACATATTGAGTAATTTTTTTCCAAAAAGTTACATTAAACCAGATATGAGGATCATAATTAGAGGCAAAAAATTCTGAAGCCAACAACTCTTTCTTATCCAATTTATCGGCAAGGGCAACAGTTTTATTGTGTTGCTTTTCCATCTTTTCAAAAATATCTACTAATTTCCCCTCTAAATGGAGTCCGCTGTAAAAAACAATATCTGCGGTAAATAATTTGTTCACATCCCCCTCACTGGCCTTATAGAGATGTGGATCTACCCCGCTCCCCATAAGTCCTTGAATTTCTATAGCATCCCCACCTATCCGGTGTAGCAGGTCCGTAATCATGGTGGTAGTGGTAACCACTTTAAGTTTTCCGTTATCCTTTTTATTGGGATCGGTCTTACAACCCATCAAACAGATTAATAGTATAGGTAAAACAATTTTTCTAAACCTTAAAAATCGACAAGCATTAACTGCGCTCGTATGTATTCCACTAACAGAAGTCATACCAAAATGTCTCCCTATAGCCAATCTCCATTTAGTTTTTATCTTCATCCGATCATTTATCATTTGTCCTTGATTCTAATATATAGATTAGCGGCAATTTGATGGGAAATCTGCATTTTAGACCCTCCTATCTCAATAATTAAAGACTCATCAAATTCTTCAATCTCCAATACTTTTATTTGATGCCCTAAGGCGATGTTATTCTTATCCAAAAACTTCAAAAAACTAGTGGAAGAATCCCTAACGCCAACACAGACCCCTTCTACCCCAACTACGACCTCGCTCAGCAGTATTCTATCGCGTTCCTTAAATTCTCCATTCTTATCGGGGATAGGATCGCCATGGGGGTCAAACTTTGGAAACTCTAGCAGTTGGTCCAAGCTATCAATAAGTTTGTCACTTTTTATATGCTCCAACTGTTCCGCAACTTCATGTACCTCATCCCAGCTAAAATCGAGTTTTTCCACTAAAAACACTTCCCACAATCTATGCTTTCTAATTATCCCTAGAGCCATTTTATTGCCCAAAGGAGTTAAGGAAACACCTTGATAGCGCTTGTAGTTCACAAAGTTCTTTTCGGAAAGTTTCTTTACCATATCCGTTACGGAAGATGGCTTGGTTTCCATTTTTTCTGCGATGGAATTTGTAGTCACCGCCTCCTTCCCTTGCCTACCAATATGAAAGATCGTCTTAATATAATTTTCCTCAGACCGTGTCATTAATTTGATGTTTACACAAAAATACATTTTTTAATGTTAAAACAAATTATTAGCTAAGCCTAAATTATATTTTGAACTAATGGATAATATTTAATATTTAGCTCTAATTCTACTGTCAATCACCTTATTAGCATAGGCTAGAACCATTGAAGACAAGTAATAGCCGATAATGCGGCCTAGGATTGGGCAAGTATACCACTGCAAGGAACCACCATAGTGACCACCAAAGACGAAGGGGGTTATTATATCTTAAAAGCCCCAGCGGGCTCATATCCCCTTAATTGTAAAAGTACTGGCTATAAAACTGCGGAAAAAACTATTACCATAAACTCAAATACCTAAGAAAGGATCAACTTTTACCTTCGTGAGGATGTTATGGGCTTAGACCAAGTAGCGGTTACCGGCACAAAACCGATACACGAAATCCCCCCCCTGATAGCCAGTAGAAAGAATGCACCCCTTAGACTACCCGCTATGGTATTGAGTAATAAACATTTTAAGGCAAAAGCCCGTTATTTTTAATAGTTGGATGCCGATCAATTATTGGGTATCCTGCGAGACTAGTATACCATTAAGAAATAGAAAACAAAATATAACAAGAAGGCATCATGAATTATAGTTTTGTTCTTAGTATTTTTGAGCAGTTCAAGGGGGCTTAGACAGCTTACACCTCTATTGATCGTGACAGTATAACGGCAACACATTACTTTTTCATGACCACTTACGATTATATCATTGTTGGCGCAGGTGCATCCGGCTTAATGCTTGCCGATGCGCTAGGAAGGGATGTGTTTTTTTCAAAGAAATCTATCTTATTACTGGAAAAGGACAATAAGCAAAAAAACGACCGCACCTGGTGTTTTTGGGAAACCGGAGAGGGCAGCTTTAACAGTGTGCTCCACAAAAGCTGGAATCGGATATTTTTTGCTGGAGAGGTCTATTCGGAACAACTTAACCTTAGCCCCTATGCCTATAAAATGGTCCGTGGGGAGGACTTTTACGACACCTATTTAAAGCGACTAAAAACCTATCCCAATATTTCCTTCGCCTTGGGAACAGTTACGGACATACAGAATAAAAACGCTCTCGTACAGATAACCACTGCTACCACCATATACCATGCAAAAAAGGTGTTTAACAGCGTATTTGATTACAAAAAGCTATTAGAACAAAAGAAGTATCCCGTGTTACAACAGCATTTTTTGGGTTGGTTTATAAAAACAGAACACCCCTTATTTGATGTTGATCAGGCTACCTTTATGGATTTTTCCATTCCTCAAAAAGGAAACACTAGGTTTATGTATGTACTTCCAACCTCAACAACAGAAGCTTTAATAGAATACACCCTCTTTTCAAAAGAAGTATTGTCGGTTGCAGCATATGAAGAAGGCCTAAAAACTTATATCAAAGATCATTTAGGCTGTGAGAACTATGTTATAACAAACCACGAAAAAGGAAATATTCCTATGAGCTGTTTCAATTTTAATGCCTATAACAGCCCCAATATTTTGCATATTGGCATTTCTGGCGGATGGGCAAAACCCAGTTCTGGTTACACCTTTATGCATTCCTATAAAAAAGTCCAACAATTAATCCCATTTCTAAAGAAAGACCTCCCTTTGGATAGGTTTAACAAAAAAAACAGATTCTGGTTTTATGACCTACTTCTTCTAGATATTTTGGATAAAGAAAATAGTAAGGGCCGATTAATATTTGAACAACTATTTAAAAACCAACGTCCACAAAACATATTTAAATTTTTGGATGAGGAGACCTCCTTTTGGGAAGATCTTCAAATAATAGCCGCCTGCCCCAAAAAAGAATTTATTTCGGCATTGCTACGTAGAATATTCAAAATTTAACATGCTTAATCTAAACGATTTTTGTAATATCCTTACTTTTAAAAGATCTCCATTATATTAGGGGAATTTACCACTAAGCACCATTAAACAATTTAGATGAGAATCCAATTTTCGAAAAGTAATATACTTTCCTTATTTTTAGTAGCTACCCTCTTTTTATCGTGTAAACAAGATCCAAATCTACAAGAGGAACCCTTACTTATTATTAAGGAAGACTCCCTGACTATAGATCTCAGGTTTAAGGAAATCCAGGATAATGTACCCGTACAGGTTTCGGAAGGCCTAACAATTTCCTTATGGGCATCGGACTCTTTAGCACCGGACCCAGTTTCCATGTCCATAGATGATGAGGGAAACATCTACTTAACCAGGACCAATCGCCAAAAAAATTCAGAATTCGACATCAGGGGGTTTAGGGAATGGATGACCCCTTCCATTGCATTACAAACGGTGGAAGACAGAAGGAAATTTTTACATCAGACCTTTGCAACTGCTAAAAGTGAAGAAAACAATTGGCTAAAAGATCTAAATAAAGATAGTATCCACGATTGGCGCGACCTTACCGTTCAAAAAGATGAGGTTTGGAAACTACAAGATCTTAACAAGAATGGCAAGGCCGATGTGGCCACTAGGATAATTAACGACTTTAATGAGGAGGTATCCGACGTGGCCGGAGCCCTCCTAGTCAGGAAGAACGACATATTTGTGGGCATTGCCCCTGACATGTGGCGATTTACAGATGACAATGGGGACGGAATAATGAACAAAAAAACCTCTATCTCCCATGGCTACGGGGTGCATATTGGTTTTGGTGGCCACGGCATGTCCGGTGCCATAGAAGGTCCCGATGGCAGGATATATTGGGGAATTGGCGATATAGGGGCCAATATCACCACAGCGAACGGCACCAACCATAAATATCCCAACCAAGGCGTAATCGTAAGGGCCAATCCTGATGGGAGCGATTTTGAGGTTTTTGCAGCGGGATTGCGTAACACCCACGAATTTGTGTTTGACGAGTACGGTAATATCATAAGCTCTGATAACGACGGAGACCACCGTGGGGAGAGCGAAAGATTGGTCTATATAGTGGAAGGTTCGGATGCAGGATGGCGTTCCAATTGGCAATATGGAAAATATACCGACCCAAAAAACAATGGCTATAACGTGTGGATGGATGAGAAACTATTTGTTCCACGTTGGGAAAACCAAGCAGCGTACATTATCCCTCCAATTACAAACTTTCATAATGGTCCTACCGGAATGGCCTACAATCCAGGTACGGCCTTGGGCAAGGAATGGCGGAATAAATTTTTCTTGGTCGAGTTTGTCGGGAATCCCAGCAGATCCCATATTTGGAGCTTCGACCTAAAACAAAAAGGAGCCTCTTTCGAATTATATACCGAACAAGATATCCTAACTGGTATACTTCCTACCGGCATCCGATTTGCCCCCGATGGCGCGCTGTATATTGCAGATTGGATCAACGGATGGGACACCAAAAACTACGGTAGGGTATGGAAATTGGACGTAGCCGAAAACAAGAACGATCTTGCCGCCGAAAGAAGAGAGACAGAACGCCTAATGACTGTTAGTTACGCTGACCAAAGTTTAGGTAAGCTAACCCAGTTATTGTCCTACCCCGATATGCGCATAAGACAGAAAGCACAATTTGAATTGGTTGCCAGGGACAAGAATGGCTTAATAGGCCTAAAAACAGCAATAGAGCAAAACAATAATCAAATGGCCCGGGTCCATGGTATCTGGGGCATAGGCCAATTGGCAAGACATAAAAGGGGTAGAGCAGCCTTACTGATGCCTTTATTGCAGGACAATGATGCGGAAATTATAGCTCAAACTGCCAAAATTTTAGGGGATTTAAAATATAAAGAGGCAGGAATACACTTAATCCCCCTACTTCATCATGAGAATGCTAGGGTACAGTTCTTTGCCGCCCAAGCCTTGGGTAGAATACAGGAAAATAAGGCGATTAAACCGTTATTGACTATGTTGGAGGCCAATAATGATGAAGATCTTTACCTTAGACATGCCGCCGTTCTGGCGCTTTCAAGAATTGGAGAAATACAACCAATGGTAGATTTGGCGCAAAGCAATAACCCTAGTTTACGCATAGCCGCAGTATTGGTCTTAAGAAGGTTACAGAACCACAATGTGGCTCTATTTTTAAAGGATCAGGATGAATATATTGTCACCGAAGCTGCAAGGGCTATCAATGACGATTGGTCCATAGAAAATGCACTCCCAGCCTTGGCCTTGCTATTAAAAGAAGAACGATTTACTTCCGATCCGCTGCTGCGTAGAAGCATAAATGCCGCGCTTAGGGTGGGTGGAGAAAAAGAGCTGGATCTCTTGATTAATTTTGCAAGA
Encoded here:
- a CDS encoding metal ABC transporter permease, with amino-acid sequence MSVQEYFSLVFTDYTLRTITMGTAILGVVCGMLGSFAVLRKQSLLGDAISHAALPGIVIAFLITGAKNSNTLLVGALISGLIGTFWIRGIVKNTHLKSDTALGLILSLFFGFGMLLLTFVQKMPNAQQAGLDKYLFGQAATLVESDVMLMAVVMGISLLVLIIFWKEFKLQHFDPDYSKSLGFNTYFLDVVMTSLIVLAIVIGLQTVGVVLMSAMLLAPAAAARQWTNNLGIMIFLAALFGAMSGIFGTAISATSNNLSTGPVIVLIAAAIVVISFIFSPGRGLLFKEIRHWKNRNDLQLHKTLYFMYEIAKTHRDISHPHHVRILNDFQGYTRNSLKNLEVREYITIEGAMWSMTQKGYEKAMNLYNQQENLND
- a CDS encoding metal ABC transporter ATP-binding protein — translated: MKDKIAIKVDDLTVAYNYKPVLWDIDLLVPEGVLMAIVGPNGAGKSTLIKAMLDIVKPIAGSIEIFGKPYKKQYKEVAYVPQKGSVDWDFPTTALDVVLMGTYGSLGWIKRPGKTQKKEALEALEKVGMLELRNRQISQLSGGQQQRIFLARALVQKASIYIMDEPFQGVDATTEKAIVNILKELRKSGKTVVVVHHDLQTVPEYFDWVTFLNVKKIATGSVKDIFNDDNLTKTYGINYKVSILE
- a CDS encoding metal ABC transporter solute-binding protein, Zn/Mn family; the protein is MGCKTDPNKKDNGKLKVVTTTTMITDLLHRIGGDAIEIQGLMGSGVDPHLYKASEGDVNKLFTADIVFYSGLHLEGKLVDIFEKMEKQHNKTVALADKLDKKELLASEFFASNYDPHIWFNVTFWKKITQYVTEKLQEADPKNAALFAKNSKQYLTELDALEIDIKRIIETLPKEKRILVTAHDAFNYFGVAYGFQVLGLQGISTATEAGVQDVQKLSQFIIDNKVKSIFIETSVPRRTIEALQASVTSKGHDVSIGGSLYSDALGTKGTEEGTYIGMFRHNVNTIVNALK
- a CDS encoding metal-dependent transcriptional regulator, with amino-acid sequence MTRSEENYIKTIFHIGRQGKEAVTTNSIAEKMETKPSSVTDMVKKLSEKNFVNYKRYQGVSLTPLGNKMALGIIRKHRLWEVFLVEKLDFSWDEVHEVAEQLEHIKSDKLIDSLDQLLEFPKFDPHGDPIPDKNGEFKERDRILLSEVVVGVEGVCVGVRDSSTSFLKFLDKNNIALGHQIKVLEIEEFDESLIIEIGGSKMQISHQIAANLYIRIKDK
- a CDS encoding carboxypeptidase-like regulatory domain-containing protein, yielding MQGTTIVTTKDEGGYYILKAPAGSYPLNCKSTGYKTAEKTITINSNT
- a CDS encoding lycopene cyclase family protein — translated: MTTYDYIIVGAGASGLMLADALGRDVFFSKKSILLLEKDNKQKNDRTWCFWETGEGSFNSVLHKSWNRIFFAGEVYSEQLNLSPYAYKMVRGEDFYDTYLKRLKTYPNISFALGTVTDIQNKNALVQITTATTIYHAKKVFNSVFDYKKLLEQKKYPVLQQHFLGWFIKTEHPLFDVDQATFMDFSIPQKGNTRFMYVLPTSTTEALIEYTLFSKEVLSVAAYEEGLKTYIKDHLGCENYVITNHEKGNIPMSCFNFNAYNSPNILHIGISGGWAKPSSGYTFMHSYKKVQQLIPFLKKDLPLDRFNKKNRFWFYDLLLLDILDKENSKGRLIFEQLFKNQRPQNIFKFLDEETSFWEDLQIIAACPKKEFISALLRRIFKI
- a CDS encoding HEAT repeat domain-containing protein; translation: MRIQFSKSNILSLFLVATLFLSCKQDPNLQEEPLLIIKEDSLTIDLRFKEIQDNVPVQVSEGLTISLWASDSLAPDPVSMSIDDEGNIYLTRTNRQKNSEFDIRGFREWMTPSIALQTVEDRRKFLHQTFATAKSEENNWLKDLNKDSIHDWRDLTVQKDEVWKLQDLNKNGKADVATRIINDFNEEVSDVAGALLVRKNDIFVGIAPDMWRFTDDNGDGIMNKKTSISHGYGVHIGFGGHGMSGAIEGPDGRIYWGIGDIGANITTANGTNHKYPNQGVIVRANPDGSDFEVFAAGLRNTHEFVFDEYGNIISSDNDGDHRGESERLVYIVEGSDAGWRSNWQYGKYTDPKNNGYNVWMDEKLFVPRWENQAAYIIPPITNFHNGPTGMAYNPGTALGKEWRNKFFLVEFVGNPSRSHIWSFDLKQKGASFELYTEQDILTGILPTGIRFAPDGALYIADWINGWDTKNYGRVWKLDVAENKNDLAAERRETERLMTVSYADQSLGKLTQLLSYPDMRIRQKAQFELVARDKNGLIGLKTAIEQNNNQMARVHGIWGIGQLARHKRGRAALLMPLLQDNDAEIIAQTAKILGDLKYKEAGIHLIPLLHHENARVQFFAAQALGRIQENKAIKPLLTMLEANNDEDLYLRHAAVLALSRIGEIQPMVDLAQSNNPSLRIAAVLVLRRLQNHNVALFLKDQDEYIVTEAARAINDDWSIENALPALALLLKEERFTSDPLLRRSINAALRVGGEKELDLLINFARRSNVSATLRSEALATIGTWASPSVLDRVDGRYRGEIRRDANVVRQKLEKYIPEFLTDTNPDILAALAKTIRILKIVGYNSEMAKTLKTHASPKVRAEMLLTLGDLKYDNIEEVMEIGMRDKDRQVRTAALGLITQLDIDSEKLPTIVAPIFKNGSIAEQQKMLSVLGEMPIEKTRRVLSSLIDQAIANTLSNGVILDLTEAVEASKSEVLIAQLKQINSDGNDLDGYVETLNGGNQREGYKYFNNNSAGQCVRCHSVNGQGGTVGPPMDNIGTILSREEILESLIHPSTRLAPGYGTVTLTLKEGQVVTGILESESIDKLVLRTSDAEPLIIAASRIEKRQNMASGMPPMGSVMSKRELRDVIEFLANLKKE